In the Flavobacterium sp. J372 genome, one interval contains:
- the recJ gene encoding single-stranded-DNA-specific exonuclease RecJ, with the protein MRWNLKPQPDSYKVNHLAEALNVDAVTAGLLVQRGVETYEQAKQFFRPSLSDLHDPYLMKDMNKAVARIEQAIANGENILVFGDYDVDGTTSVALVSSYLKTYYPNVDTYIPDRYAEGYGVSTAGIDYADDNGCTLIIALDCGIKSIDKVEYARSKGIDFIICDHHRPGDELPDAVAVLDPKRDDCTYPYDELCGCGVGFKLIQALAQNCGQSVADLVPYLDLVATAIAADIVPITGENRVLAKFGLGVINSNPRPGIKALTQNLKQKELCISDVVFVIAPRINAAGRIKHGRFAVELLTEASLEQAEEFAANIESLNADRKGLDKQMTVEALQQIEDNSEQDRFTTVVYQDTWHKGVIGIVASRLTETYYRPTLVFTKSGDKLAASARSVKDFDIYNALEACAEHLEQFGGHMYAAGLTLHAEQFPLFKSKFEEVVASTIDPELLTPEISVDAEISLTDITPKFYRILKQFEPFGPSNMTPVFLTKGLRDSGYGKPIGGDNTHLKLFVRQNDSEGFGAVGFGLARKKELACNGEEFSAVYSVEENVWNGQASLQLRLRDIRCEEN; encoded by the coding sequence ATGCGCTGGAACCTCAAACCACAACCCGATTCCTATAAAGTAAACCACCTTGCCGAAGCGCTCAATGTTGATGCGGTTACGGCCGGGCTGTTGGTGCAGCGCGGTGTGGAAACCTATGAGCAGGCAAAGCAGTTCTTCCGGCCATCGCTTAGTGATTTGCATGACCCATATCTTATGAAGGATATGAACAAAGCCGTGGCACGCATTGAGCAGGCTATTGCTAATGGCGAGAACATTCTCGTTTTTGGTGATTATGATGTAGATGGTACCACATCGGTAGCGTTGGTTTCATCGTACCTTAAGACCTATTACCCTAATGTCGATACCTACATACCCGACCGTTATGCTGAAGGTTACGGTGTTTCTACAGCAGGAATTGACTATGCCGATGACAACGGCTGTACGCTCATCATTGCGCTCGACTGTGGTATTAAATCTATAGACAAAGTCGAATACGCCAGATCAAAAGGCATTGACTTTATCATCTGCGACCATCACCGTCCGGGAGATGAACTGCCGGACGCTGTGGCTGTACTCGACCCAAAGCGTGATGATTGCACCTACCCGTATGACGAACTCTGTGGATGCGGTGTGGGCTTTAAGCTCATACAGGCACTTGCGCAAAACTGCGGACAGTCTGTCGCCGACCTCGTGCCATACCTCGACCTTGTTGCAACTGCTATTGCGGCAGATATTGTTCCCATCACAGGAGAAAACCGTGTGCTGGCTAAGTTCGGGCTGGGGGTTATAAACAGCAATCCGCGACCGGGCATAAAAGCGCTTACGCAAAATCTTAAGCAAAAAGAATTGTGCATAAGTGATGTTGTGTTCGTTATCGCCCCGCGCATCAACGCCGCAGGACGCATCAAGCACGGCAGGTTTGCAGTAGAACTGCTTACCGAAGCAAGCCTTGAGCAGGCAGAGGAATTCGCAGCCAATATCGAATCGCTTAATGCCGACCGTAAAGGCCTCGACAAGCAGATGACTGTTGAAGCGTTACAGCAGATTGAAGATAACAGCGAGCAGGATAGGTTTACCACGGTGGTCTATCAGGATACGTGGCACAAAGGTGTAATAGGCATTGTGGCTTCACGGCTTACGGAAACGTATTACCGTCCGACGCTGGTATTTACAAAAAGCGGTGATAAGCTGGCGGCATCAGCACGCTCGGTCAAAGATTTTGATATTTACAATGCACTTGAAGCCTGCGCAGAACATCTCGAGCAATTTGGCGGGCATATGTATGCGGCAGGATTAACGCTGCATGCAGAGCAGTTTCCGCTGTTCAAAAGCAAGTTTGAAGAGGTAGTGGCATCAACTATTGACCCAGAACTTCTAACTCCGGAAATTTCCGTTGATGCTGAAATCAGTTTAACTGACATCACCCCGAAATTCTACCGAATACTCAAACAATTCGAACCGTTCGGACCTAGCAATATGACACCTGTTTTCCTTACGAAAGGTTTGCGTGATTCAGGTTACGGTAAACCTATCGGGGGAGACAACACCCACCTTAAACTTTTTGTACGGCAAAATGATTCGGAAGGATTTGGAGCCGTAGGCTTTGGCCTTGCACGTAAGAAAGAACTCGCCTGTAACGGAGAGGAATTTAGTGCAGTATATTCTGTTGAGGAAAACGTATGGAACGGGCAGGCCAGCCTGCAGCTGAGGTTGAGGGATATACGCTGTGAAGAAAATTAG
- a CDS encoding DUF262 domain-containing protein, whose amino-acid sequence MKLIEQIDIQPQTVKWLYDLDQKGMLEVDDSFQRNYVWTLKNQIQLVESILMGYPIPEIYIWNTGTDEHTGDTKYSIIDGQQRCGAIFQYISNIFKLKDSIIDPDGPKRERIKDRFFKDLDADDKRAIWSYVFSIRIVRNQVERASIVKMFLRLNSNNMTLNPQELRNARFEGEFMNLASELSELDFWDDNKLFSIGDRRRMRDISSISTLLVFLKKGIEEDIDNSNLNQIYNLYNDEYPDKEVDKQRFISILEQIDLIIDDNNERVKILKRQVHFYSLFTVVYDITNSVQSLSEAQINNYRKFIDNYNNEVLLAEYFPLIISDIYKYQSMAKEGTRQKTNRFERYKSLKKIVNYNL is encoded by the coding sequence ATGAAACTAATTGAGCAAATAGATATCCAACCACAAACTGTAAAGTGGCTATATGACTTAGACCAAAAAGGTATGTTAGAAGTTGACGATTCCTTCCAGCGGAATTACGTTTGGACATTAAAAAATCAAATTCAATTAGTTGAATCTATTTTAATGGGATATCCAATTCCAGAGATTTACATATGGAATACTGGAACAGATGAACATACTGGTGATACCAAATATTCAATAATCGATGGTCAACAAAGATGTGGAGCAATATTTCAATACATATCTAATATTTTCAAATTAAAGGACTCAATAATTGATCCAGATGGTCCTAAAAGAGAAAGAATTAAAGATAGATTTTTTAAAGATCTTGATGCCGATGACAAAAGAGCTATTTGGTCTTATGTATTTTCAATCAGGATAGTAAGAAATCAGGTGGAGAGGGCTTCAATTGTAAAGATGTTTCTTCGATTGAATAGTAATAATATGACATTAAATCCGCAAGAACTTAGGAACGCTAGGTTTGAAGGAGAATTTATGAATTTAGCTTCTGAGTTAAGTGAATTAGATTTTTGGGATGATAATAAACTGTTTAGTATTGGGGATAGGAGAAGAATGAGAGACATTTCTTCAATTAGCACATTGTTGGTGTTCCTGAAAAAAGGGATTGAGGAAGATATAGATAATTCTAACCTAAATCAAATTTATAATTTATATAATGATGAATATCCAGATAAAGAAGTTGATAAACAACGTTTCATTAGTATTCTTGAGCAAATTGATTTAATTATCGACGATAATAATGAACGTGTAAAAATTTTAAAGCGGCAGGTTCATTTTTATTCACTGTTTACTGTAGTTTATGATATTACAAATTCTGTCCAGTCATTGAGCGAAGCACAAATCAATAATTATCGAAAATTTATCGATAATTATAATAATGAGGTTTTGTTAGCAGAATATTTCCCTTTAATTATATCGGATATCTATAAATATCAATCTATGGCTAAAGAGGGGACAAGACAAAAAACTAATCGATTTGAGAGATACAAAAGTTTAAAGAAAATTGTAAACTATAATCTTTAA
- a CDS encoding choice-of-anchor L domain-containing protein, translated as MKKITLMLFMMVFSLAAYAQLPLENFRYDGDALPTGWMAYQNDVGTDVTWGLSPQASNATPGREYPAIADDQAAYLNRGNVESGNPEDWLVTKKFTVPANAELRFWTRLVQATENGSIFDVRISNANVNPDGSNLAAYTSLIDSDGWTETELAGVGAQQLLYKEKVLSLSGFAGQEVYIAFWMKAPTTNSDRWLIDDVRALSKCLPVLNPTATAPTLTTANLSWNPNGSTQWEIEIIEQAAAPVGSGVLYSGPLPYQPVLEPGKCYKYYVRAVCGPDNPSAWSNPVSFCTVAYGATCAAPRAITTLPFSETSNTAQFGNDYSGTAGTGCNATGNYLAGNDVVYAYTADFTGNISVSMTNNGPNSGMFIYTSCTNIGTQCAAGGTGSATTPVNIPLFPVTAGQTYYIVIATNASSQTTPYTLTVQRVNCQAPTNVSIVPSDASAQLTWTAAGATSWEYYVDVAGGPIPSGAGTEVTATPTVNAPDLSPGTQYQYWVRANCGNGTFSAWAGPYTFQTSFCPITDQCNYTFVLRDSFAGWEGAVITVRQNGVVVATLNLPTGTGPVNVNVPLCHGVPFELRWDTAGNFPNEVGISIINPFAQTIFTKAINTPGSVGSLYSDVTDCLNPKCLAPTGLAIVTNSITTTSVGLRWDGPATGTWEYILLPEGSPAPTGDTTGWVATGVNPTTGITIEPNSSYVAYLRLVCAATNETSPIAGPIYFNSGQIPAALEYNQDFELPANGFARNNASQPNKWVVGTAASNGGTTGMYISNDGGASNAYTVDAASVTHIYRDLQIPALGTATAQEIGITFDWRAMGEGGTNDYLRVWMVPATFTPTPGTQITAANGGQQVASVLNQNGAWTTSSFTINSTAYAGQARRLVFEWRNNATVGQQPPAAIDNINVQVITCRVPTALALTVGSVTTTSASVTWVAPTNSGTPTYDYYLSTSNTVPQESTEPTETGITTTNANITTLEPSTTYYLWVRSNCGDSGASFWVGPLVIITPQIPAPLTWDENFETLPAKWTLNNGTQVNKWVIGNAVNNGGTNSLYITSDNGATNTYSVTSQSVVQAYRDLEIPMGADEVDVTFDWKSVGDANDYFRVWMVPVDFNPNPGTQIGNAANRQRLGTDFLGSSNWTTITYTANVEAYEGTTRRLVFEWRNNNAGGIQPPAAIDNINVKVVTCRKPQNLAAPVADITQTTAILGWTPMNGETSWDVVVQLPNLAPPTAATVGTPVPGTLPTFTAQDLQPATFYVFYVRANCGGTNGSSSWAGPFTFITKIANDECANAKVVPVNSDTQCLLTATGTVTGATASAEPKTCAGTADDDVWFQFTATSTSHTISLLNIAGSSTNLNFVVYKGSQCGTMTQIICSDPDVNRYDDYEIGAVYKIRVYTSVATPNQTTTFTVCITSPEPPIKVNGTLYTYEQLVKEVLVNSGCAIITNVQGRTGTNYGQTNGIGYFTRNGSNFPFDDGIVLATGNIFEAQGPYPGNTAGNQTAAWVGDPDLSAINAANGNPDTMYNASVLEFDFVPLKEDMSFDFLFASAEYGTFQCGYSDAFAFILTGPLPSTTSQNLAVIPNTTIPVSVTNIRDGQYNSSCGSANVEFFGSYNATNPDASPIGYIGNTTMLTAQATVIQGAVYHIKLVIADYRDQSFNSAVFLRGGSFDLGEVQLPDDFLVSNGTALCDGQQQILDSGLSPLDYEFQWLLGTTLLPETGPTLTVTQPGTYTLKASYIGSTCSGTDSILVEFYPDIAETVGNPNDLVLCDNSGFATFDLSLNTATMLSGLTVANYDVKYYATQEDADNNVVANALPTSYLNTVQNEQTIYVRVANILTGCPPAIKSFKIIVQPKPQFTIESDFDICVGSTGTINVTGGNWGTDPVTYEWTFNGPVIPAETGPSITVSAGGVYTVKVTNGVCSETKTVTVTQVTVPVVDEPADGTYCGSYTLPALTSGNYYTEPNGGGTMLAANTVITQTQPIYVYAAAGTANQCFDEHMFTVTINPQPEVADMDDVQACNTYTLPAITVGNYFTGPAGTGTMLNAGDVLSTDQTIYIYAQSGTTPNCTDEDSFNLTITNAVVIPDPADVESCTSYTLPALTIGNYYTGPNGTGTMLNAGDVITTTQTIYVFEPGSTPICDAQQDFLVTIYTVPQVADMDDVQACNTYTLPAITVGNYFTGPAGTGTMLNAGDVISTDQTIYIYAQTGTTPNCTDEDSFNVTLTSAPVIVDPADVERCASYTLPALTIGNYYTGPNGTGTMLNAGDVITTTQTIYVFEPGGSPICDAEQDFLVTINIQPNVVNPGNIPSCGPYTLPALAVGDYFTGPGGSGTMLNAGDVITADQTIYIYAQTGNAPNNCTDEESFNVTITTPLVGTFSYNTSYCQDDTNPLPQLDGVGGTFSSTAGLVINPTTGEINIAQSTPGTYEIRNTVAANGGCASFSETFTVTIGAVPNVFVEQGCDGNNYVLEVNFDNDEVYNEDTVTFSWIDPSGNPLTQTGREVIVTATGTYNVIVTPNAAGACAVTVPVQVDNTTCMVQRGISPNNDGKNDTFNLSALDVTKISIFNRYGQEVFSYGAYTDQWHGQGKGGDELPTGTYFYSFERANGEKATGWVYINREE; from the coding sequence ATGAAAAAAATTACCCTTATGCTTTTCATGATGGTATTTTCACTGGCAGCTTATGCACAGCTTCCCCTTGAAAATTTCCGCTATGATGGCGATGCTTTGCCGACAGGCTGGATGGCATACCAGAATGATGTTGGCACAGATGTCACATGGGGCCTTAGTCCGCAGGCCAGTAATGCAACTCCGGGCAGGGAATACCCTGCTATTGCCGATGACCAGGCTGCCTACCTTAACAGAGGCAACGTAGAGAGTGGCAACCCGGAAGACTGGTTGGTGACCAAAAAGTTTACCGTGCCGGCAAATGCCGAACTTCGTTTCTGGACAAGGCTTGTGCAGGCGACTGAAAACGGGAGTATTTTTGATGTAAGGATATCAAATGCAAACGTAAACCCTGACGGATCAAATCTTGCAGCATACACCTCACTGATAGACAGCGACGGTTGGACAGAGACTGAACTGGCAGGTGTAGGTGCGCAACAATTGCTCTACAAAGAAAAGGTACTATCACTAAGTGGTTTTGCCGGGCAGGAGGTTTATATTGCCTTTTGGATGAAAGCCCCAACCACAAATAGTGACAGGTGGCTGATTGATGATGTAAGGGCGTTGTCAAAATGTCTTCCGGTTTTAAACCCTACTGCTACAGCGCCAACACTTACTACTGCAAACCTTAGCTGGAACCCTAATGGCTCTACCCAATGGGAAATTGAGATTATTGAGCAGGCTGCAGCGCCGGTAGGTTCAGGTGTATTATACAGCGGCCCGCTGCCTTACCAGCCGGTGCTTGAGCCTGGTAAGTGCTATAAGTATTATGTACGGGCTGTTTGCGGCCCTGATAACCCAAGTGCGTGGAGCAACCCGGTATCTTTTTGTACAGTAGCTTATGGGGCTACCTGTGCTGCGCCGCGCGCTATTACCACATTGCCATTTAGTGAAACGAGCAACACAGCCCAGTTTGGCAACGACTATAGTGGTACAGCCGGAACGGGCTGTAATGCTACAGGGAATTATCTTGCGGGTAATGATGTTGTATATGCTTATACTGCAGATTTTACAGGCAACATAAGCGTAAGCATGACAAACAATGGACCTAATTCAGGTATGTTTATTTATACCAGTTGTACCAATATCGGTACTCAATGTGCTGCGGGTGGTACTGGAAGTGCCACAACTCCTGTAAATATTCCATTGTTTCCGGTAACAGCCGGGCAAACATATTATATAGTGATAGCTACTAATGCATCATCACAAACAACTCCTTATACACTTACGGTACAGCGGGTAAATTGCCAGGCGCCGACAAATGTTTCAATAGTACCTTCAGATGCTTCTGCACAGCTTACATGGACGGCTGCAGGCGCTACTTCATGGGAATATTATGTTGATGTTGCAGGAGGCCCGATACCTTCAGGTGCGGGTACAGAAGTAACAGCTACGCCAACGGTTAATGCACCGGATCTTTCACCTGGTACACAATACCAGTATTGGGTAAGGGCAAATTGCGGTAATGGCACGTTCAGTGCATGGGCAGGCCCATATACGTTCCAGACTAGCTTCTGCCCGATAACCGATCAGTGTAACTATACATTTGTATTAAGAGATTCTTTTGCCGGCTGGGAAGGCGCTGTTATAACAGTGAGGCAAAACGGTGTAGTAGTTGCTACCTTAAACCTGCCGACAGGCACAGGGCCGGTAAACGTAAACGTGCCGCTATGCCACGGTGTGCCTTTTGAGCTGCGCTGGGACACAGCAGGTAATTTCCCGAACGAAGTGGGAATTTCAATCATAAACCCATTTGCACAGACAATATTTACTAAAGCAATTAATACGCCTGGTAGCGTAGGCTCTTTGTACAGTGATGTGACTGACTGTTTAAATCCTAAGTGTCTTGCGCCTACAGGTTTGGCTATTGTAACAAACAGTATAACAACAACATCTGTCGGCCTAAGATGGGACGGCCCTGCTACCGGCACATGGGAGTATATACTGCTTCCTGAAGGCAGCCCTGCACCAACTGGCGATACAACAGGATGGGTAGCAACTGGCGTGAATCCTACAACAGGAATTACAATAGAGCCCAACTCAAGCTATGTGGCTTACCTAAGGCTTGTATGTGCTGCTACTAATGAAACCAGCCCTATAGCCGGCCCGATATACTTTAATAGCGGGCAGATACCTGCTGCACTTGAGTACAACCAGGATTTTGAACTTCCGGCAAATGGTTTTGCACGTAATAATGCATCTCAGCCTAACAAATGGGTGGTGGGTACAGCTGCAAGCAATGGCGGAACTACAGGTATGTATATAAGCAACGACGGTGGAGCATCTAATGCATATACTGTTGATGCTGCTTCTGTAACCCACATATACCGTGATTTACAAATACCAGCATTAGGCACTGCCACAGCTCAGGAAATTGGTATTACATTTGACTGGAGAGCAATGGGCGAAGGTGGTACAAATGACTACTTGCGCGTATGGATGGTACCTGCAACATTTACCCCGACACCAGGCACACAAATTACTGCTGCAAACGGCGGCCAGCAGGTTGCAAGTGTACTTAACCAGAATGGGGCCTGGACAACATCAAGCTTTACAATAAACTCAACAGCTTATGCCGGCCAGGCCAGAAGGCTTGTGTTTGAGTGGAGGAATAATGCTACTGTAGGGCAGCAGCCACCTGCAGCTATTGATAATATTAATGTACAGGTAATCACGTGCCGGGTACCAACCGCACTTGCACTTACAGTCGGTAGTGTAACAACTACATCGGCAAGTGTTACATGGGTTGCGCCAACAAATTCTGGCACGCCTACATATGATTATTATTTAAGTACATCAAACACGGTACCGCAAGAAAGTACAGAGCCTACAGAAACAGGTATTACTACTACTAATGCAAATATCACTACTCTTGAGCCTTCAACTACATATTACCTTTGGGTAAGAAGCAACTGTGGCGATAGCGGAGCCAGTTTCTGGGTTGGGCCATTAGTTATTATTACACCACAAATTCCTGCACCACTTACATGGGATGAGAATTTTGAAACACTCCCTGCTAAATGGACATTGAACAACGGTACCCAGGTAAATAAATGGGTTATAGGTAATGCTGTAAATAATGGCGGGACAAATTCACTATATATAACCAGCGATAATGGCGCTACTAATACTTATAGTGTGACCAGCCAGTCTGTAGTACAGGCATACCGTGACCTTGAAATACCAATGGGCGCAGATGAAGTGGATGTTACATTTGACTGGAAAAGCGTAGGCGATGCTAATGACTATTTCAGGGTATGGATGGTTCCGGTAGATTTTAATCCTAATCCGGGTACGCAAATAGGTAACGCTGCAAACAGGCAGAGGCTGGGAACAGACTTCTTGGGAAGCAGCAACTGGACCACCATCACATACACAGCTAACGTAGAAGCCTATGAAGGTACTACACGCAGGCTTGTTTTTGAATGGAGAAATAATAACGCAGGCGGTATACAACCACCGGCTGCCATAGATAATATTAATGTAAAAGTAGTTACCTGCCGCAAGCCGCAAAACCTTGCAGCGCCGGTTGCTGATATTACACAAACTACGGCTATACTTGGCTGGACACCTATGAATGGTGAAACAAGCTGGGATGTTGTAGTACAGCTGCCAAACCTGGCGCCGCCTACAGCAGCAACGGTTGGTACTCCTGTACCGGGCACATTACCAACATTTACAGCGCAAGACCTTCAGCCTGCAACATTCTATGTGTTCTATGTACGTGCAAATTGTGGTGGTACAAATGGTTCAAGCAGCTGGGCGGGGCCATTTACATTCATTACTAAAATAGCGAATGATGAATGCGCTAATGCAAAAGTTGTTCCTGTGAATTCAGATACACAATGCCTTCTTACTGCTACCGGTACGGTTACGGGTGCAACAGCATCAGCCGAGCCTAAAACATGTGCCGGAACAGCAGATGATGACGTATGGTTCCAGTTTACAGCTACATCAACATCACATACTATATCTCTGCTTAACATTGCAGGTTCAAGCACCAACCTTAATTTTGTAGTGTACAAAGGCAGCCAGTGTGGTACTATGACCCAGATAATATGTAGTGACCCGGATGTAAACCGTTATGACGATTATGAGATTGGGGCTGTATATAAAATAAGGGTATATACAAGCGTTGCTACGCCAAACCAAACAACAACCTTTACGGTTTGTATAACATCGCCTGAACCACCTATTAAGGTTAATGGTACTCTATACACCTATGAGCAGCTGGTAAAAGAAGTTCTTGTAAACAGCGGATGTGCAATCATCACAAACGTACAAGGCCGTACAGGTACAAATTACGGACAAACTAACGGTATAGGTTATTTTACGCGAAATGGCTCAAACTTCCCGTTTGATGATGGTATAGTACTGGCAACAGGAAATATTTTTGAAGCTCAGGGGCCATATCCGGGCAATACAGCCGGAAACCAGACTGCAGCATGGGTTGGAGACCCTGATTTGAGCGCTATCAATGCAGCAAATGGTAATCCTGATACAATGTATAACGCATCAGTTCTTGAGTTTGATTTCGTTCCGCTTAAGGAAGATATGAGTTTCGACTTCCTTTTTGCATCAGCAGAATATGGTACGTTCCAGTGTGGTTATTCAGATGCCTTTGCATTTATCCTAACGGGGCCTCTGCCATCAACAACGTCACAAAACCTTGCAGTTATACCAAATACTACAATACCGGTATCTGTGACCAATATAAGAGATGGGCAGTATAATAGCAGCTGTGGCTCTGCAAATGTTGAATTTTTCGGTTCTTACAACGCAACTAATCCTGATGCTTCACCTATAGGTTATATAGGTAATACTACTATGCTTACCGCACAGGCAACGGTTATTCAGGGTGCAGTATACCACATCAAGCTTGTAATTGCAGACTATCGTGACCAGTCATTCAATTCTGCAGTATTTTTACGAGGCGGCAGCTTTGACCTTGGTGAGGTTCAGCTTCCGGATGACTTCCTTGTATCAAATGGTACTGCACTATGTGACGGCCAGCAACAAATACTAGATAGTGGCCTGAGCCCGCTTGACTATGAATTCCAATGGCTTCTGGGTACAACCCTATTACCTGAAACAGGCCCTACACTTACAGTAACGCAGCCTGGTACTTACACCCTTAAGGCATCTTATATTGGTTCTACATGTTCAGGAACAGACTCAATCCTGGTTGAATTCTACCCTGATATTGCTGAAACTGTAGGTAATCCTAATGACCTTGTGTTGTGTGATAACAGCGGGTTTGCAACGTTTGATCTTTCGCTGAACACTGCAACTATGCTTTCAGGGCTTACAGTGGCTAACTACGATGTTAAGTACTATGCTACACAAGAGGATGCAGATAATAATGTTGTGGCAAATGCGCTGCCAACATCATATCTTAACACAGTGCAAAATGAGCAGACAATATATGTAAGGGTGGCAAATATCCTTACCGGATGTCCGCCTGCAATTAAGTCATTTAAGATTATTGTACAGCCTAAACCACAGTTTACCATAGAGTCTGATTTTGATATATGTGTGGGCAGTACGGGTACTATTAACGTAACTGGCGGTAACTGGGGAACTGATCCGGTAACTTATGAGTGGACATTCAATGGGCCGGTTATTCCTGCAGAAACGGGGCCTTCAATCACGGTCTCTGCCGGCGGCGTTTATACTGTAAAAGTTACAAATGGAGTTTGTTCTGAAACAAAAACTGTTACTGTTACGCAAGTAACCGTACCGGTAGTTGATGAACCTGCTGATGGTACTTACTGCGGAAGCTATACACTGCCTGCGCTTACATCAGGTAACTATTATACAGAGCCAAACGGTGGCGGTACTATGCTTGCGGCTAATACAGTTATCACACAAACGCAGCCAATATATGTGTATGCTGCTGCAGGTACAGCCAACCAGTGTTTTGATGAACATATGTTTACTGTGACCATAAATCCGCAGCCTGAGGTTGCAGATATGGATGATGTGCAGGCTTGTAATACTTATACGCTTCCTGCCATAACAGTAGGTAACTACTTTACAGGCCCTGCCGGTACAGGCACTATGCTAAATGCCGGAGATGTGTTAAGTACAGACCAGACTATCTATATCTATGCACAGTCGGGCACTACGCCGAACTGTACCGATGAAGACAGTTTTAATCTCACAATTACTAATGCAGTAGTAATTCCGGACCCGGCAGATGTAGAAAGTTGTACATCATATACGCTTCCGGCGCTAACTATTGGTAATTATTACACAGGCCCTAATGGTACAGGCACAATGCTAAATGCAGGTGACGTGATTACCACAACGCAGACAATTTATGTATTTGAACCGGGAAGCACCCCTATATGTGATGCACAGCAGGATTTCCTTGTTACAATATATACAGTTCCGCAAGTTGCAGATATGGATGATGTCCAGGCTTGTAATACTTATACGCTTCCTGCCATCACAGTAGGTAACTACTTTACAGGCCCTGCCGGTACGGGTACAATGCTTAATGCAGGAGATGTTATAAGTACAGACCAGACCATCTACATCTATGCACAAACAGGGACCACGCCAAATTGTACTGATGAAGACAGCTTTAATGTAACGCTAACATCGGCACCTGTTATTGTTGACCCGGCTGATGTAGAGCGTTGTGCTTCATATACCCTTCCGGCGCTTACAATTGGTAATTATTATACAGGCCCTAACGGTACAGGTACCATGCTAAATGCGGGTGACGTGATTACAACAACCCAGACTATCTATGTATTTGAGCCGGGAGGAAGCCCTATATGCGATGCAGAGCAGGATTTCCTTGTAACTATAAATATCCAGCCAAATGTTGTTAACCCGGGTAACATTCCTTCATGCGGGCCATACACATTGCCGGCGCTTGCCGTAGGTGATTACTTTACAGGCCCCGGAGGCAGCGGCACTATGCTTAATGCCGGTGATGTAATTACTGCAGACCAGACAATTTACATTTATGCGCAAACAGGTAATGCACCAAACAACTGTACAGATGAAGAAAGCTTTAATGTAACCATAACTACACCGCTTGTAGGTACATTTAGTTATAATACTTCTTATTGCCAGGATGATACTAATCCGCTTCCGCAGCTTGACGGTGTTGGTGGTACATTCTCTTCAACAGCAGGACTTGTAATTAACCCAACTACGGGAGAAATTAATATTGCGCAAAGTACACCGGGTACTTATGAAATAAGGAATACCGTAGCAGCTAATGGTGGATGTGCATCTTTCTCTGAAACATTTACAGTAACAATTGGCGCAGTGCCAAATGTATTTGTAGAGCAGGGTTGTGACGGTAACAATTATGTGCTTGAAGTTAACTTTGACAATGATGAAGTGTATAATGAAGATACGGTAACCTTCTCTTGGATTGACCCTTCAGGCAACCCGCTTACCCAAACAGGCCGTGAGGTTATTGTTACTGCAACCGGCACTTATAATGTAATTGTTACCCCTAATGCTGCGGGCGCTTGTGCTGTAACAGTACCTGTACAGGTAGATAATACAACCTGTATGGTACAGCGCGGTATATCGCCAAACAATGACGGTAAGAATGACACATTTAACCTTTCAGCGCTTGATGTTACCAAGATAAGCATCTTTAACCGCTACGGCCAGGAAGTGTTTAGTTACGGTGCGTATACAGACCAGTGGCATGGCCAGGGCAAAGGTGGTGATGAGCTTCCTACGGGAACTTATTTCTACAGCTTTGAGCGTGCCAACGGAGAGAAAGCCACAGGATGGGTTTACATCAACCGTGAAGAATAA